The following are from one region of the Rhipicephalus microplus isolate Deutch F79 unplaced genomic scaffold, USDA_Rmic scaffold_33, whole genome shotgun sequence genome:
- the LOC119185373 gene encoding uncharacterized protein LOC119185373 isoform X3, giving the protein MYLVARLPSILLFAGVTKASASQATTNITDETTAACCDSVWFSLNYTEDGIKSRAARSTSPDPALNVPRRTASFSGCVSWPTVNMATNPFLFYMQILLFAGVTKASASQATTNITDETTAACCDSVWFSLNYTEDGIKSRAARSTSPDPALNVPRRTASFSGCVSWPTVNMATNPFLFYMQILLFAGVTKASASQATTNITDETTAACCDSVWFSLNYTEDGIKSRAARSTSPDPALNVPRRTASFSGCVSWPTVNMATNPFLFYMQVCNTASSCKSSNRCFIQLTCPECFSAIAMFVQDFACALLILCGDIESNPGPTTEELLTEILAGQKVIQKRLDEIEQKFKVVDSTASLIKEVSSVTHLLDKKVKDMEKKLVDLEDRGRRNNLLVFGVPEKQNETQADLEQSVVKGIFEEVLGTKITSIERIHRIGRSHSRKPRPVILKLFDYREKINVLKNGYKLKGQRTSIAEDFSACTRQKRRNLWESTTDIRKSGKKVKLIHDKIKIENNLFEWDDSQKMRVLVQRKNTRNEQ; this is encoded by the exons ATGTACCTCGTCGCACGGCTTCCTTCA ATTCTACTTTTTGCTGGAGTGACCAAAGCCAGCGCATCTCAAGCAACAACGAACATTACCGATGAAACCACGGCGGCATGCTGCGACAGCGTATGGTTTTCGCTAAACTACACTGAAGATGGGATCAAGTCACGTGCAGCGCGGTCTACGTCACCGGACCCGGCTTTAAATGTACCTCGTCGCACGGCTTCCTTCAGTGGGTGTGTCAGCTGGCCAACGGTCAACATGGCAACTAATCCGTTCCTGTTCTACATGCAGATTCTACTTTTTGCTGGAGTGACCAAAGCCAGCGCATCTCAAGCAACAACGAACATTACCGATGAAACCACGGCGGCATGCTGCGACAGCGTATGGTTTTCGCTAAACTACACTGAAGATGGGATCAAGTCACGTGCAGCGCGGTCTACGTCACCGGACCCGGCTTTAAATGTACCTCGTCGCACGGCTTCCTTCAGTGGGTGTGTCAGCTGGCCAACGGTCAACATGGCAACTAATCCGTTCCTGTTCTACATGCAGATTCTACTTTTTGCTGGAGTGACCAAAGCCAGCGCATCTCAAGCAACAACGAACATTACCGATGAAACCACGGCGGCATGCTGCGACAGCGTATGGTTTTCGCTAAACTACACTGAAGATGGGATCAAGTCACGTGCAGCGCGGTCTACGTCACCGGACCCGGCTTTAAATGTACCTCGTCGCACGGCTTCCTTCAGTGGGTGTGTCAGCTGGCCAACGGTCAACATGGCAACTAATCCGTTCCTGTTCTACATGCAGGTCTGtaacactgcgtcttcctgtaAATCCAGTAACCGCTGTTTTATCCAGCTGACATGCCCAGAGTGTTTCAGTGCTATAGCTATGTTTGTGCAGGATTTCGCATGTGCTTTGTTGATTCTTTGCGGTGATATAGAATCAAACCCAGGTCCTACCACCGAAGAATTGCTCACTGAGATTCTAGCGGGGCAAAAGGTGATACAGAAAAGGCTCGATGAAATTGAACAGAAATTTAAGGTTGTCGACTCGACAGCCTCTCTTATTAAAGAGGTCTCCTCAGTCACCCACCTTCTGGACAAGAAAGTGAAGGACATGGAAAAAAAGTTAGTCGACCTTGAGGACCGCGGGAGAAGAAACAACCTTTTGGTGTTCGGCGTTCCAGAAAAACAGAATGAAACACAAGCAGACCTTGAGCAAAGTGTTGTGAAAGGTATTTTCGAAGAGGTACTAGGCACAAAAATAACGTCTATCGAAAGGATTCATAGGATAGGCCGTAGTCATAGTCGCAAACCTCGGCCTGTAATCCTAAAGTTATTTGACTACCGCGAAAAGATTAATGTTTTGAAAAACGGCTATAAGTTAAAAGGACAGCGAACTTCTATAGCAGAGGATTTTTCCGCGTGCActagacagaaaagaagaaacctgTGGGAGAGCACAACTGACATCAGAAAGTCTGGTAAAAAAGTTAAGCTGATTCACGATAAAATTAAAATTGAAAACAATCTTTTTGAATGGGATGACAGCCAAAAAATGAGAGTTCTTGTTCAGCGCAAGAATACTAGAAACGAACAGTGA
- the LOC119185373 gene encoding uncharacterized protein LOC119185373 isoform X5, whose translation MYLVARLPSILLFAGVTKASASQATTNITDETTAACCDSVWFSLNYTEDGIKSRAARSTSPDPALNVPRRTASFSGCVSWPTVNMATNPFLFYMQVCNTASSCKSSNRCFIQLTCPECFSAIAMFVQDFACALLILCGDIESNPGPTTEELLTEILAGQKVIQKRLDEIEQKFKVVDSTASLIKEVSSVTHLLDKKVKDMEKKLVDLEDRGRRNNLLVFGVPEKQNETQADLEQSVVKGIFEEVLGTKITSIERIHRIGRSHSRKPRPVILKLFDYREKINVLKNGYKLKGQRTSIAEDFSACTRQKRRNLWESTTDIRKSGKKVKLIHDKIKIENNLFEWDDSQKMRVLVQRKNTRNEQ comes from the exons ATGTACCTCGTCGCACGGCTTCCTTCA ATTCTACTTTTTGCTGGAGTGACCAAAGCCAGCGCATCTCAAGCAACAACGAACATTACCGATGAAACCACGGCGGCATGCTGCGACAGCGTATGGTTTTCGCTAAACTACACTGAAGATGGGATCAAGTCACGTGCAGCGCGGTCTACGTCACCGGACCCGGCTTTAAATGTACCTCGTCGCACGGCTTCCTTCAGTGGGTGTGTCAGCTGGCCAACGGTCAACATGGCAACTAATCCGTTCCTGTTCTACATGCAGGTCTGtaacactgcgtcttcctgtaAATCCAGTAACCGCTGTTTTATCCAGCTGACATGCCCAGAGTGTTTCAGTGCTATAGCTATGTTTGTGCAGGATTTCGCATGTGCTTTGTTGATTCTTTGCGGTGATATAGAATCAAACCCAGGTCCTACCACCGAAGAATTGCTCACTGAGATTCTAGCGGGGCAAAAGGTGATACAGAAAAGGCTCGATGAAATTGAACAGAAATTTAAGGTTGTCGACTCGACAGCCTCTCTTATTAAAGAGGTCTCCTCAGTCACCCACCTTCTGGACAAGAAAGTGAAGGACATGGAAAAAAAGTTAGTCGACCTTGAGGACCGCGGGAGAAGAAACAACCTTTTGGTGTTCGGCGTTCCAGAAAAACAGAATGAAACACAAGCAGACCTTGAGCAAAGTGTTGTGAAAGGTATTTTCGAAGAGGTACTAGGCACAAAAATAACGTCTATCGAAAGGATTCATAGGATAGGCCGTAGTCATAGTCGCAAACCTCGGCCTGTAATCCTAAAGTTATTTGACTACCGCGAAAAGATTAATGTTTTGAAAAACGGCTATAAGTTAAAAGGACAGCGAACTTCTATAGCAGAGGATTTTTCCGCGTGCActagacagaaaagaagaaacctgTGGGAGAGCACAACTGACATCAGAAAGTCTGGTAAAAAAGTTAAGCTGATTCACGATAAAATTAAAATTGAAAACAATCTTTTTGAATGGGATGACAGCCAAAAAATGAGAGTTCTTGTTCAGCGCAAGAATACTAGAAACGAACAGTGA
- the LOC119185373 gene encoding uncharacterized protein LOC119185373 isoform X6, whose amino-acid sequence MATNPFLFYMQILLFAGVTKASASQATTNITDETTAACCDSVWFSLNYTEDGIKSRAARSTSPDPALNVPRRTASFSGCVSWPTVNMATNPFLFYMQILLFAGVTKASASQATTNITDETTAACCDSVWFSLNYTEDGIKSRAARSTSPDPALNVPRRTASFSGCVSWPTVNMATNPFLFYMQILLFAGVTKASASQATTNITDETTAACCDSVWFSLNYTEDGIKSRAARSTSPDPALNVPRRTASFNSTFCWSDQSQRISSNNEHYR is encoded by the exons ATGGCAACTAATCCGTTCCTGTTCTACATGCAGATTCTACTTTTTGCTGGAGTGACCAAAGCCAGCGCATCTCAAGCAACAACGAACATTACCGATGAAACCACGGCGGCATGCTGCGACAGCGTATGGTTTTCGCTAAACTACACTGAAGATGGGATCAAGTCACGTGCAGCGCGGTCTACGTCACCGGACCCGGCTTTAAATGTACCTCGTCGCACGGCTTCCTTCAGTGGGTGTGTCAGCTGGCCAACGGTCAACATGGCAACTAATCCGTTCCTGTTCTACATGCAGATTCTACTTTTTGCTGGAGTGACCAAAGCCAGCGCATCTCAAGCAACAACGAACATTACCGATGAAACCACGGCGGCATGCTGCGACAGCGTATGGTTTTCGCTAAACTACACTGAAGATGGGATCAAGTCACGTGCAGCGCGGTCTACGTCACCGGACCCGGCTTTAAATGTACCTCGTCGCACGGCTTCCTTCAGTGGGTGTGTCAGCTGGCCAACGGTCAACATGGCAACTAATCCGTTCCTGTTCTACATGCAGATTCTACTTTTTGCTGGAGTGACCAAAGCCAGCGCATCTCAAGCAACAACGAACATTACCGATGAAACCACGGCGGCATGCTGCGACAGCGTATGGTTTTCGCTAAACTACACTGAAGATGGGATCAAGTCACGTGCAGCGCGGTCTACGTCACCGGACCCGGCTTTAAATGTACCTCGTCGCACGGCTTCCTTCA ATTCTACTTTTTGCTGGAGTGACCAAAGCCAGCGCATCTCAAGCAACAACGAACATTACCGATGA
- the LOC119185373 gene encoding uncharacterized protein LOC119185373 isoform X2 encodes MATNPFLFYMQILLFAGVTKASASQATTNITDETTAACCDSVWFSLNYTEDGIKSRAARSTSPDPALNVPRRTASFSGCVSWPTVNMATNPFLFYMQILLFAGVTKASASQATTNITDETTAACCDSVWFSLNYTEDGIKSRAARSTSPDPALNILLFAGVTKASASQATTNITDETTAACCDSVWFSLNYTEDGIKSRAARSTSPDPALNVPRRTASFSGCVSWPTVNMATNPFLFYMQILLFAGVTKASASQATTNITDETTAACCDSVWFSLNYTEDGIKSRAARSTSPDPALNVPRRTASFSGCVSWPTVNMATNPFLFYMQVCNTASSCKSSNRCFIQLTCPECFSAIAMFVQDFACALLILCGDIESNPGPTTEELLTEILAGQKVIQKRLDEIEQKFKVVDSTASLIKEVSSVTHLLDKKVKDMEKKLVDLEDRGRRNNLLVFGVPEKQNETQADLEQSVVKGIFEEVLGTKITSIERIHRIGRSHSRKPRPVILKLFDYREKINVLKNGYKLKGQRTSIAEDFSACTRQKRRNLWESTTDIRKSGKKVKLIHDKIKIENNLFEWDDSQKMRVLVQRKNTRNEQ; translated from the exons ATGGCAACTAATCCGTTCCTGTTCTACATGCAGATTCTACTTTTTGCTGGAGTGACCAAAGCCAGCGCATCTCAAGCAACAACGAACATTACCGATGAAACCACGGCGGCATGCTGCGACAGCGTATGGTTTTCGCTAAACTACACTGAAGATGGGATCAAGTCACGTGCAGCGCGGTCTACGTCACCGGACCCGGCTTTAAATGTACCTCGTCGCACGGCTTCCTTCAGTGGGTGTGTCAGCTGGCCAACGGTCAACATGGCAACTAATCCGTTCCTGTTCTACATGCAGATTCTACTTTTTGCTGGAGTGACCAAAGCCAGCGCATCTCAAGCAACAACGAACATTACCGATGAAACCACGGCGGCATGCTGCGACAGCGTATGGTTTTCGCTAAACTACACTGAAGATGGGATCAAGTCACGTGCAGCGCGGTCTACGTCACCGGACCCGGCTTTAAAT ATTCTACTTTTTGCTGGAGTGACCAAAGCCAGCGCATCTCAAGCAACAACGAACATTACCGATGAAACCACGGCGGCATGCTGCGACAGCGTATGGTTTTCGCTAAACTACACTGAAGATGGGATCAAGTCACGTGCAGCGCGGTCTACGTCACCGGACCCGGCTTTAAATGTACCTCGTCGCACGGCTTCCTTCAGTGGGTGTGTCAGCTGGCCAACGGTCAACATGGCAACTAATCCGTTCCTGTTCTACATGCAGATTCTACTTTTTGCTGGAGTGACCAAAGCCAGCGCATCTCAAGCAACAACGAACATTACCGATGAAACCACGGCGGCATGCTGCGACAGCGTATGGTTTTCGCTAAACTACACTGAAGATGGGATCAAGTCACGTGCAGCGCGGTCTACGTCACCGGACCCGGCTTTAAATGTACCTCGTCGCACGGCTTCCTTCAGTGGGTGTGTCAGCTGGCCAACGGTCAACATGGCAACTAATCCGTTCCTGTTCTACATGCAGGTCTGtaacactgcgtcttcctgtaAATCCAGTAACCGCTGTTTTATCCAGCTGACATGCCCAGAGTGTTTCAGTGCTATAGCTATGTTTGTGCAGGATTTCGCATGTGCTTTGTTGATTCTTTGCGGTGATATAGAATCAAACCCAGGTCCTACCACCGAAGAATTGCTCACTGAGATTCTAGCGGGGCAAAAGGTGATACAGAAAAGGCTCGATGAAATTGAACAGAAATTTAAGGTTGTCGACTCGACAGCCTCTCTTATTAAAGAGGTCTCCTCAGTCACCCACCTTCTGGACAAGAAAGTGAAGGACATGGAAAAAAAGTTAGTCGACCTTGAGGACCGCGGGAGAAGAAACAACCTTTTGGTGTTCGGCGTTCCAGAAAAACAGAATGAAACACAAGCAGACCTTGAGCAAAGTGTTGTGAAAGGTATTTTCGAAGAGGTACTAGGCACAAAAATAACGTCTATCGAAAGGATTCATAGGATAGGCCGTAGTCATAGTCGCAAACCTCGGCCTGTAATCCTAAAGTTATTTGACTACCGCGAAAAGATTAATGTTTTGAAAAACGGCTATAAGTTAAAAGGACAGCGAACTTCTATAGCAGAGGATTTTTCCGCGTGCActagacagaaaagaagaaacctgTGGGAGAGCACAACTGACATCAGAAAGTCTGGTAAAAAAGTTAAGCTGATTCACGATAAAATTAAAATTGAAAACAATCTTTTTGAATGGGATGACAGCCAAAAAATGAGAGTTCTTGTTCAGCGCAAGAATACTAGAAACGAACAGTGA
- the LOC119185373 gene encoding uncharacterized protein LOC119185373 isoform X1, with protein MATNPFLFYMQILLFAGVTKASASQATTNITDETTAACCDSVWFSLNYTEDGIKSRAARSTSPDPALNVPRRTASFSGCVSWPTVNMATNPFLFYMQILLFAGVTKASASQATTNITDETTAACCDSVWFSLNYTEDGIKSRAARSTSPDPALNVPRRTASFSGCVSWPTVNMATNPFLFYMQILLFAGVTKASASQATTNITDETTAACCDSVWFSLNYTEDGIKSRAARSTSPDPALNILLFAGVTKASASQATTNITDETTAACCDSVWFSLNYTEDGIKSRAARSTSPDPALNVPRRTASFSGCVSWPTVNMATNPFLFYMQVCNTASSCKSSNRCFIQLTCPECFSAIAMFVQDFACALLILCGDIESNPGPTTEELLTEILAGQKVIQKRLDEIEQKFKVVDSTASLIKEVSSVTHLLDKKVKDMEKKLVDLEDRGRRNNLLVFGVPEKQNETQADLEQSVVKGIFEEVLGTKITSIERIHRIGRSHSRKPRPVILKLFDYREKINVLKNGYKLKGQRTSIAEDFSACTRQKRRNLWESTTDIRKSGKKVKLIHDKIKIENNLFEWDDSQKMRVLVQRKNTRNEQ; from the exons ATGGCAACTAATCCGTTCCTGTTCTACATGCAGATTCTACTTTTTGCTGGAGTGACCAAAGCCAGCGCATCTCAAGCAACAACGAACATTACCGATGAAACCACGGCGGCATGCTGCGACAGCGTATGGTTTTCGCTAAACTACACTGAAGATGGGATCAAGTCACGTGCAGCGCGGTCTACGTCACCGGACCCGGCTTTAAATGTACCTCGTCGCACGGCTTCCTTCAGTGGGTGTGTCAGCTGGCCAACGGTCAACATGGCAACTAATCCGTTCCTGTTCTACATGCAGATTCTACTTTTTGCTGGAGTGACCAAAGCCAGCGCATCTCAAGCAACAACGAACATTACCGATGAAACCACGGCGGCATGCTGCGACAGCGTATGGTTTTCGCTAAACTACACTGAAGATGGGATCAAGTCACGTGCAGCGCGGTCTACGTCACCGGACCCGGCTTTAAATGTACCTCGTCGCACGGCTTCCTTCAGTGGGTGTGTCAGCTGGCCAACGGTCAACATGGCAACTAATCCGTTCCTGTTCTACATGCAGATTCTACTTTTTGCTGGAGTGACCAAAGCCAGCGCATCTCAAGCAACAACGAACATTACCGATGAAACCACGGCGGCATGCTGCGACAGCGTATGGTTTTCGCTAAACTACACTGAAGATGGGATCAAGTCACGTGCAGCGCGGTCTACGTCACCGGACCCGGCTTTAAAT ATTCTACTTTTTGCTGGAGTGACCAAAGCCAGCGCATCTCAAGCAACAACGAACATTACCGATGAAACCACGGCGGCATGCTGCGACAGCGTATGGTTTTCGCTAAACTACACTGAAGATGGGATCAAGTCACGTGCAGCGCGGTCTACGTCACCGGACCCGGCTTTAAATGTACCTCGTCGCACGGCTTCCTTCAGTGGGTGTGTCAGCTGGCCAACGGTCAACATGGCAACTAATCCGTTCCTGTTCTACATGCAGGTCTGtaacactgcgtcttcctgtaAATCCAGTAACCGCTGTTTTATCCAGCTGACATGCCCAGAGTGTTTCAGTGCTATAGCTATGTTTGTGCAGGATTTCGCATGTGCTTTGTTGATTCTTTGCGGTGATATAGAATCAAACCCAGGTCCTACCACCGAAGAATTGCTCACTGAGATTCTAGCGGGGCAAAAGGTGATACAGAAAAGGCTCGATGAAATTGAACAGAAATTTAAGGTTGTCGACTCGACAGCCTCTCTTATTAAAGAGGTCTCCTCAGTCACCCACCTTCTGGACAAGAAAGTGAAGGACATGGAAAAAAAGTTAGTCGACCTTGAGGACCGCGGGAGAAGAAACAACCTTTTGGTGTTCGGCGTTCCAGAAAAACAGAATGAAACACAAGCAGACCTTGAGCAAAGTGTTGTGAAAGGTATTTTCGAAGAGGTACTAGGCACAAAAATAACGTCTATCGAAAGGATTCATAGGATAGGCCGTAGTCATAGTCGCAAACCTCGGCCTGTAATCCTAAAGTTATTTGACTACCGCGAAAAGATTAATGTTTTGAAAAACGGCTATAAGTTAAAAGGACAGCGAACTTCTATAGCAGAGGATTTTTCCGCGTGCActagacagaaaagaagaaacctgTGGGAGAGCACAACTGACATCAGAAAGTCTGGTAAAAAAGTTAAGCTGATTCACGATAAAATTAAAATTGAAAACAATCTTTTTGAATGGGATGACAGCCAAAAAATGAGAGTTCTTGTTCAGCGCAAGAATACTAGAAACGAACAGTGA
- the LOC119185373 gene encoding uncharacterized protein LOC119185373 isoform X4, whose protein sequence is MYLVARLPSILLFAGVTKASASQATTNITDETTAACCDSVWFSLNYTEDGIKSRAARSTSPDPALNVPRRTASFSGCVSWPTVNMATNPFLFYMQILLFAGVTKASASQATTNITDETTAACCDSVWFSLNYTEDGIKSRAARSTSPDPALNVPRRTASFSGCVSWPTVNMATNPFLFYMQVCNTASSCKSSNRCFIQLTCPECFSAIAMFVQDFACALLILCGDIESNPGPTTEELLTEILAGQKVIQKRLDEIEQKFKVVDSTASLIKEVSSVTHLLDKKVKDMEKKLVDLEDRGRRNNLLVFGVPEKQNETQADLEQSVVKGIFEEVLGTKITSIERIHRIGRSHSRKPRPVILKLFDYREKINVLKNGYKLKGQRTSIAEDFSACTRQKRRNLWESTTDIRKSGKKVKLIHDKIKIENNLFEWDDSQKMRVLVQRKNTRNEQ, encoded by the exons ATGTACCTCGTCGCACGGCTTCCTTCA ATTCTACTTTTTGCTGGAGTGACCAAAGCCAGCGCATCTCAAGCAACAACGAACATTACCGATGAAACCACGGCGGCATGCTGCGACAGCGTATGGTTTTCGCTAAACTACACTGAAGATGGGATCAAGTCACGTGCAGCGCGGTCTACGTCACCGGACCCGGCTTTAAATGTACCTCGTCGCACGGCTTCCTTCAGTGGGTGTGTCAGCTGGCCAACGGTCAACATGGCAACTAATCCGTTCCTGTTCTACATGCAGATTCTACTTTTTGCTGGAGTGACCAAAGCCAGCGCATCTCAAGCAACAACGAACATTACCGATGAAACCACGGCGGCATGCTGCGACAGCGTATGGTTTTCGCTAAACTACACTGAAGATGGGATCAAGTCACGTGCAGCGCGGTCTACGTCACCGGACCCGGCTTTAAATGTACCTCGTCGCACGGCTTCCTTCAGTGGGTGTGTCAGCTGGCCAACGGTCAACATGGCAACTAATCCGTTCCTGTTCTACATGCAGGTCTGtaacactgcgtcttcctgtaAATCCAGTAACCGCTGTTTTATCCAGCTGACATGCCCAGAGTGTTTCAGTGCTATAGCTATGTTTGTGCAGGATTTCGCATGTGCTTTGTTGATTCTTTGCGGTGATATAGAATCAAACCCAGGTCCTACCACCGAAGAATTGCTCACTGAGATTCTAGCGGGGCAAAAGGTGATACAGAAAAGGCTCGATGAAATTGAACAGAAATTTAAGGTTGTCGACTCGACAGCCTCTCTTATTAAAGAGGTCTCCTCAGTCACCCACCTTCTGGACAAGAAAGTGAAGGACATGGAAAAAAAGTTAGTCGACCTTGAGGACCGCGGGAGAAGAAACAACCTTTTGGTGTTCGGCGTTCCAGAAAAACAGAATGAAACACAAGCAGACCTTGAGCAAAGTGTTGTGAAAGGTATTTTCGAAGAGGTACTAGGCACAAAAATAACGTCTATCGAAAGGATTCATAGGATAGGCCGTAGTCATAGTCGCAAACCTCGGCCTGTAATCCTAAAGTTATTTGACTACCGCGAAAAGATTAATGTTTTGAAAAACGGCTATAAGTTAAAAGGACAGCGAACTTCTATAGCAGAGGATTTTTCCGCGTGCActagacagaaaagaagaaacctgTGGGAGAGCACAACTGACATCAGAAAGTCTGGTAAAAAAGTTAAGCTGATTCACGATAAAATTAAAATTGAAAACAATCTTTTTGAATGGGATGACAGCCAAAAAATGAGAGTTCTTGTTCAGCGCAAGAATACTAGAAACGAACAGTGA